One stretch of Candidatus Rokuibacteriota bacterium DNA includes these proteins:
- a CDS encoding bifunctional 5,10-methylenetetrahydrofolate dehydrogenase/5,10-methenyltetrahydrofolate cyclohydrolase, whose product MQLLEGKVVAAKVLAAVKAGTADLLARTGVTPTLAVILVGDDPPSQIYVRNKKRAAAEAGIASRDYLFPGGCSRERLLGTIEAINRDPAIHAVLLQLPLPRGMDEDEAVSAIAPDKDADGLHPMNLGRLLTGAPGPVPCTPAGCLEILDHYGIKLEGAEAVMVGRSRLVGKPLAQLLLARHATVTMCHTRTRDLAAHCRRADVLCVAAGRRGVVTGDMVQEGAVVIDVGINRLETGKVVGDVDFASVAPRASAITPVPGGVGLMTVAMLMRNTLLAATRQTLSR is encoded by the coding sequence GTGCAGCTCCTCGAGGGCAAGGTCGTGGCGGCGAAGGTGCTGGCCGCGGTCAAGGCCGGCACCGCCGATCTCCTGGCGCGCACCGGAGTCACGCCGACGCTGGCGGTGATCCTGGTGGGCGACGACCCGCCCTCGCAGATCTACGTCCGCAACAAGAAGCGGGCGGCGGCCGAGGCGGGCATCGCCTCGCGCGACTACCTCTTCCCGGGCGGGTGCTCGCGGGAGAGACTGCTCGGCACCATCGAGGCCATCAACCGGGACCCGGCCATCCACGCCGTCCTGCTCCAGCTGCCGCTGCCCAGGGGGATGGACGAGGACGAGGCGGTGAGCGCCATCGCGCCGGACAAGGACGCCGACGGCCTGCACCCGATGAACCTCGGGCGACTCCTGACCGGGGCGCCGGGCCCGGTGCCCTGCACGCCGGCGGGGTGCCTCGAGATCCTCGACCATTACGGCATCAAGCTCGAGGGCGCCGAGGCGGTGATGGTGGGCCGCTCCCGGCTGGTGGGCAAGCCGCTGGCCCAGCTGCTCCTGGCGCGGCATGCCACCGTCACGATGTGCCACACGCGCACGCGCGACCTCGCGGCCCATTGCCGGCGCGCGGATGTGCTGTGCGTGGCGGCTGGCCGCCGCGGCGTCGTGACGGGCGACATGGTCCAGGAGGGCGCCGTCGTCATCGATGTGGGGATTAACCGCCTCGAGACGGGCAAGGTCGTGGGTGACGTGGACTTCGCCTCGGTGGCGCCGCGGGCCTCCGCCATCACGCCTGTGCCGGGCGGGGTGGGCCTCATGACCGTCGCCATGCTCATGCGCAACACGCTCCTCGCCGCCACGCGCCAGACGCTCTCCCGGTGA
- a CDS encoding polyprenyl synthetase family protein, which translates to MKERARAVDEALERFLPPESAPPETLHRAMRYSVFAGGKRLRPVLVIAGAEAVGGGMDDVMPTACAMELIHTYSLVHDDLPAMDDDDVRRGRPTSHKVFGEAMAILAGDALLTRAFRLVAENVRPGMDGRVLRDVLAEIADAAGSDGMVGGQVADLEAEGRLVTPEALDGIHLRKTAALIRASIRAGAALCGATAAQMQALATAGTSLGLAFQIVDDLLDVTGTTTELGKTAGKDQAQRKATYPALHGLEASRARAEALMAEACGVLQPFGPAAEALRALGRFVLDRRA; encoded by the coding sequence ATGAAGGAGCGGGCCCGGGCCGTGGACGAGGCCCTCGAGCGCTTCCTCCCCCCCGAGTCGGCGCCGCCGGAGACGCTCCACCGGGCCATGCGCTACAGCGTGTTCGCCGGCGGCAAGCGCCTGCGCCCGGTGCTGGTCATCGCCGGGGCGGAGGCCGTGGGCGGCGGCATGGACGACGTGATGCCCACCGCCTGCGCGATGGAGCTGATCCACACCTACTCGCTGGTCCACGACGATCTGCCCGCCATGGATGACGACGACGTCCGGCGCGGCCGTCCCACCAGCCACAAGGTGTTCGGCGAGGCCATGGCCATCCTGGCGGGGGATGCGCTGCTCACCCGGGCCTTCCGGCTGGTCGCCGAGAACGTCCGCCCCGGCATGGACGGCCGCGTGCTGCGGGACGTCCTCGCGGAGATCGCGGATGCCGCCGGCAGCGACGGCATGGTGGGCGGGCAGGTGGCTGACCTCGAGGCCGAGGGGCGCCTGGTGACCCCCGAGGCGCTCGACGGCATCCATCTCCGCAAGACGGCGGCGCTGATCCGCGCCTCGATCCGCGCCGGCGCCGCGCTCTGCGGTGCCACGGCGGCCCAGATGCAGGCGCTGGCGACGGCAGGGACGAGCCTCGGTCTGGCCTTCCAGATCGTGGACGATCTCCTGGACGTGACCGGCACGACGACCGAGCTGGGCAAGACGGCGGGCAAGGACCAGGCGCAGCGCAAGGCGACGTATCCGGCGCTCCACGGCCTCGAGGCCTCGCGCGCGCGGGCGGAGGCGCTGATGGCCGAGGCCTGCGGCGTGCTCCAGCCCTTCGGGCCGGCGGCCGAGGCACTCCGGGCGCTGGGCCGCTTCGTCCTCGACCGGAGGGCCTGA
- a CDS encoding exodeoxyribonuclease VII small subunit, translated as MSDIKFEETLQRLEQIVDTLEAGDLPLEESLRAFEEGVGLARRCAQYLEAAEKRIELLTRDESGLLKTEPLPWDEGAPA; from the coding sequence ATGAGCGACATCAAGTTTGAGGAGACGCTGCAGCGGCTCGAGCAGATCGTGGACACGCTCGAGGCGGGCGACCTGCCGCTGGAGGAATCGCTCCGGGCCTTCGAGGAGGGCGTGGGGCTGGCGCGGCGCTGCGCCCAGTACCTCGAGGCGGCCGAGAAGCGCATCGAGCTCCTGACCCGGGACGAGTCCGGTCTGCTCAAGACCGAGCCGCTTCCGTGGGACGAGGGGGCGCCTGCGTGA
- a CDS encoding exodeoxyribonuclease VII large subunit, with protein MAERAVFTVSELTARIKTQLEEDFPALWVQGEISNLRLPASGHAYFTLKDEDAQLRAVLFKGRGRRVRFDLEDGLQVLAFGGLDVYAARGEYQLVVELMEPQGLGALQLAFEQLKRRLETEGLFDPARKRPLPAFPRTIGIVTSPSGAAIRDILTIIGRRFPDVHILVTPVRVQGEEAPAEIVEALRALAEVPGLDVVIVGRGGGSIEDLWAFNDERVARAIAACPVPVISAVGHETDVTIADFVADLRAPTPSGAAELVVREKLAVIRSVADAYARLKAAMAGQLARRRERVEGLARRRVLSDPARALRDLHRRVDDLGLRLRAAGRASHRRVAHRVELARNALSSLHPLARISHGVAVLTQLRGRLASSVSHRVTASRHRLAAAAGRLESLSPLAVLGRGYSLTRLASGAVVRRAAQVAPGDAVEILLARGVLGARVTDVKERDERHQV; from the coding sequence GTGGCTGAGCGGGCGGTCTTCACCGTCTCCGAGCTGACCGCCCGCATCAAGACGCAGCTCGAGGAGGACTTCCCCGCGCTCTGGGTGCAGGGGGAGATCTCCAACCTCCGCCTGCCGGCCTCCGGCCATGCCTACTTCACGCTGAAGGACGAGGACGCGCAGCTCCGCGCCGTGCTCTTCAAGGGGCGCGGCAGGCGCGTGCGCTTCGACCTCGAGGACGGATTGCAGGTGCTGGCCTTCGGCGGCCTCGACGTCTACGCCGCGCGCGGGGAGTACCAGTTGGTGGTCGAGCTGATGGAGCCCCAGGGGCTCGGCGCGCTGCAGCTGGCCTTCGAGCAGCTCAAGCGCCGGCTCGAGACCGAGGGGCTCTTCGATCCCGCCCGCAAGCGTCCGCTACCGGCCTTCCCGCGCACCATCGGCATCGTCACCTCTCCGAGCGGTGCCGCCATCCGCGACATCCTCACCATCATCGGCCGCCGCTTCCCCGACGTGCACATCCTCGTGACTCCGGTGCGCGTCCAGGGGGAAGAGGCCCCGGCCGAGATCGTGGAGGCGCTACGGGCGCTCGCGGAGGTGCCGGGGCTGGACGTCGTCATCGTCGGCCGCGGCGGCGGCTCCATCGAGGACCTGTGGGCCTTCAACGACGAGCGGGTGGCACGCGCCATCGCCGCCTGCCCCGTCCCGGTCATCTCCGCCGTGGGCCACGAGACGGACGTCACCATCGCCGACTTCGTGGCCGACCTCCGGGCACCCACCCCTTCGGGCGCGGCCGAGCTGGTGGTGCGGGAGAAGCTCGCGGTGATCCGGTCGGTCGCCGACGCCTACGCTCGGCTCAAGGCCGCGATGGCGGGGCAGCTGGCCCGTCGTCGCGAGCGCGTAGAGGGGCTGGCGCGCCGGCGGGTCCTCAGCGATCCCGCTCGCGCGCTCCGCGACCTCCACCGCCGCGTGGACGATCTCGGGCTGCGCCTGCGCGCCGCGGGGCGAGCGAGCCACCGGCGAGTTGCTCACCGGGTGGAGCTGGCCAGAAACGCCTTGAGTTCACTGCACCCGTTGGCTAGGATCTCTCACGGGGTCGCCGTGCTCACGCAGCTCCGCGGGCGGCTCGCCTCGTCCGTCTCCCACCGCGTGACGGCCTCGCGGCACCGCCTCGCCGCGGCGGCGGGGCGGCTGGAGAGCCTCTCGCCCCTGGCCGTGCTGGGCCGCGGCTACAGCCTGACGCGGCTGGCCTCCGGGGCCGTGGTGCGGCGGGCGGCGCAGGTCGCGCCCGGTGACGCGGTGGAGATCCTGCTGGCCCGGGGCGTGCTCGGCGCCCGCGTCACCGACGTCAAGGAGCGAGATGAGCGACATCAAGTTTGA